The following coding sequences are from one Odontesthes bonariensis isolate fOdoBon6 chromosome 10, fOdoBon6.hap1, whole genome shotgun sequence window:
- the atp5pb gene encoding ATP synthase peripheral stalk subunit b, mitochondrial: MLSRLVFVSASSLKGCGPIGAGLVHASRSLHTSSQSLAPVPPLPEKGGKVRHGIIPEELFQLLYPKTGVTGPYMLGTGLILYMLSKEIYVINHETFAAASIGAVIIYGVKTFGPSVAAFADKLNEEKVAKVQEIKDLAMSSLVQAIDDEKKEQWRVEGRAALFDAKRNNVAILLETNYRERLHMVTNEVKRRLDYQIALQHLHRRMEQEHMVNWVEKSVVGSITPQQEKESIAKCITDLKALAKATQAKATV, from the exons ATGCTGTCCAGACTCGTTTTTGTCTCAG CCAGCTCCCTGAAAGGCTGTGGCCCCATTGGAGCAGG TCTGGTCCATGCATCACGCTCCCTGCACACATCGTCCCAGAGTCTGGCCCCAGTGCCCCCTCTGCCAGAGAAGGGAGGCAAAGTCCGCCATGGCATAATCCCAGAGGAGCTCTTCCAACTGTTGTACCCCAAAACTGGAGTCACAG GACCTTACATGCTGGGTACTGGACTCATCCTCTACATGCTGTCCAAGGAAATCTACGTCATCAACCACGAGACCTTCGCTGCCGCCTCCATAGGAGCTGTCATCATCTATGGTGTCAAGACGTTTGGTCCAAGTGTTGCAGCTTTCGCTGATAAATTGAACGAA GAAAAAGTGGCCAAGGTCCAGGAGATTAAGGATCTGGCCATGTCCAGTTTGGTGCAGGCCATTGATGATGAGAAGAAGGAACAGTGGAGAGTGGAGGGAAGAGCAGCGCTTTTTGACGCCAAGAGG AACAACGTGGCCATTCTGTTGGAGACCAACTACAGGGAGAGGCTACATATGGTGACCAATGAGGTGAAGAGGCGCTTGGACTATCAGATTGCCCTGCAGCACCTCCACCGTCGGATGGAGCAGGAGCACATGGTCAACTGGGTGGAGAAGAGCGTCGTCGGTAGCATCACCCCTCAGCAG GAGAAGGAGAGCATTGCCAAGTGCATCACAGACCTGAAGGCGCTGGCCAAGGCCACTCAGGCCAAAGCTACGGTCTAA